A portion of the Treponema rectale genome contains these proteins:
- a CDS encoding GH3 auxin-responsive promoter family protein codes for MKNTIKNSRLIKLALSMAGKIQLAKVNKASKNCRKVSMQTLRQILNYAKDTEFGKAHNFSQILSTKTDDELVSLYQKNVPPQDYEDLRPYIERHKNGEANILFPGKPKMYATTSGTTKEPKWIPITNEYYENVYNKMSKIWLYTFLMHRPKCFYGQTISIVGKAIEGHAPDGTVYGSVSGVTRRDIPAFVRPIHSAPDAVFAIADYTARYYTIMRIGIEQHITIIVTANPSTIVEMQNNVNQFFDDYVTDIENGTLNSKLNIDPEIRKTIEATLKPNPKRAAELRALKAEHKIILPKHYWPDFQILTTWKCGNTKVYMEKFSNSFPENTLYQEFSYFASECRAGLVLNGKNDTVLFPHYHYFEFISAEDLEKKNPEFLQLHELEKGKQYSVYVTTWSGLYRYPMNDLIEVTGFYNSIPTIQFIQKINGIISMTGEKLHERQFIEAVHQTEHETKIKLQFYVGFADVENSVYHFYYEFKDCNLPEEQVEFFNKTVDEKLKEINIEYAAKRDSFRIKTPEAHRLQKESFETYKERCILGGARDGQFKLNLLMQDEKRHKMFKELVTE; via the coding sequence ATGAAAAACACGATTAAAAATTCTCGTCTGATAAAACTCGCACTTTCGATGGCAGGAAAAATTCAGCTTGCAAAAGTAAATAAGGCTTCAAAAAACTGCCGGAAAGTTTCAATGCAAACCCTCAGACAGATTCTGAACTATGCAAAAGATACTGAATTCGGGAAAGCTCATAACTTCAGTCAAATTCTTTCCACAAAAACAGATGATGAACTTGTTTCATTATATCAAAAAAATGTTCCTCCTCAGGATTACGAAGATCTTCGTCCTTATATTGAACGCCATAAAAACGGAGAAGCAAATATTCTGTTTCCAGGCAAACCAAAAATGTATGCAACCACAAGCGGCACTACAAAAGAACCAAAATGGATTCCGATTACAAATGAATACTATGAAAACGTTTACAACAAAATGTCCAAAATATGGCTCTACACTTTCCTCATGCACAGACCGAAATGCTTTTACGGACAGACAATTTCCATAGTAGGAAAGGCTATTGAAGGACATGCTCCGGACGGAACTGTTTACGGATCTGTATCCGGAGTAACAAGACGTGATATTCCGGCATTCGTACGACCGATTCATTCAGCACCTGATGCCGTATTTGCCATAGCAGACTACACCGCCCGCTACTACACTATAATGAGGATCGGCATCGAGCAGCACATTACTATTATCGTAACTGCAAACCCAAGTACCATTGTAGAAATGCAGAACAACGTAAACCAGTTCTTTGATGATTATGTAACGGATATAGAAAACGGAACCCTTAATTCAAAGCTTAACATTGATCCTGAAATCCGAAAAACAATAGAGGCAACTCTGAAACCAAATCCGAAACGCGCTGCTGAACTCAGGGCTCTGAAAGCAGAACATAAAATAATTCTTCCAAAACATTACTGGCCGGATTTTCAAATTCTTACAACCTGGAAATGCGGAAACACAAAAGTTTACATGGAAAAATTTTCCAACTCATTCCCGGAAAATACTCTTTATCAGGAATTTTCTTATTTTGCTTCTGAATGCCGAGCCGGACTTGTGCTTAACGGAAAAAACGATACAGTACTCTTCCCGCATTATCACTATTTTGAATTTATCAGTGCAGAAGATTTGGAAAAAAAGAATCCTGAATTTCTGCAACTCCATGAACTTGAAAAAGGTAAACAGTATTCCGTATACGTTACTACCTGGTCAGGGCTTTACAGATATCCGATGAATGATCTCATAGAAGTTACCGGTTTCTATAATTCGATTCCTACAATTCAATTCATTCAGAAAATAAACGGAATCATTTCTATGACCGGCGAAAAACTCCATGAAAGACAGTTTATAGAAGCCGTGCATCAGACTGAACATGAAACAAAAATCAAACTTCAGTTCTATGTAGGTTTTGCAGACGTAGAAAATTCCGTCTATCACTTTTATTACGAATTTAAAGACTGCAATCTTCCGGAAGAACAGGTTGAATTCTTTAACAAAACAGTTGATGAAAAGCTTAAAGAAATCAATATAGAATACGCAGCTAAAAGAGATTCTTTCCGCATAAAAACTCCTGAAGCCCACAGACTTCAAAAAGAAAGTTTTGAAACTTATAAGGAACGCTGCATTCTTGGCGGTGCAAGGGACGGACAGTTCAAGCTTAACCTTCTCATGCAGGATGAAAAACGTCATAAAATGTTTAAGGAACTTGTAACGGAATAA
- a CDS encoding MMPL family transporter, whose amino-acid sequence MKTKLTLSNKFFTVSWILFHATLTLLFSVSLFFTNGLQFDADLYNMFPSNNLNKAAKIADKNITSTSGRSLFILSTHEDFAKAKEGAETVYEKLKDSPKFESVSLYSGTAEDMNSYQEFMSQWRYNLLTPELRELISTEEGAQEFSMEALSSLYSALSFGAAVDTENDPFCLDNTNLMNYMKYAQNAGPAMQPKDGVLANRWPLDENGNPTEETKWNVMLRLQLSDEGAALASKKNAVPLIYDVCLPLEKDGLKFVFSGTTFHSYKSSSDATNEVSIISTVSVILIIVMMLVVFRSPLPIFASVFSIAVSMFTAFFTTHFVFGGVHMMSLVFGTSLIGSSIDYTLHFFINWKGRKKMNSGRKIRAHLFNGLFLSLLSTEICYALLMGAPFYMLKQVAVFSFTGILSSFLTVTGLFSLLKIPPREKRVIPILNKINFTIPNKNLVSKIITAALLVFSLTVIFINRKDISVKNDLTSLYQPKGRLKDDAAKAFQILNYNPTSWFIVSGNTEEEVLQREEKIMTALKDKPYICTACFVPSIKSQKESYEAAKNLVALKDFRSEYLDFDDEIENNFVKDFESRDKKYLTPKNEFPEAIQSVLDIIWIGRYENKYYSLVLPAIVHPEEEAEYNEIADQDSNIYFENRIKDISYGLDRLSFMIMEMFLIAYVVIFIVLKIFYSWKDTLKIASVPALSVLMITAIFSLAGLKIEFFCITGMILVFGLGLDYIIYKMENKESKAETFAIALSFFTTAFSFGAIMLSSFMPVHVLGISIFVGLVTSFILTIF is encoded by the coding sequence ATGAAGACGAAGCTTACTTTATCAAATAAGTTTTTTACTGTTTCATGGATACTCTTTCATGCAACTTTAACACTTTTATTTTCTGTTTCACTTTTCTTTACAAACGGACTCCAGTTTGACGCAGACCTGTACAACATGTTTCCGTCAAATAACCTGAACAAGGCTGCAAAGATTGCAGACAAAAACATTACCTCTACAAGCGGCAGAAGTCTGTTCATTTTATCAACGCATGAAGATTTTGCAAAAGCAAAGGAAGGTGCTGAAACTGTTTATGAAAAACTTAAGGACAGCCCTAAGTTTGAAAGCGTATCACTATATTCAGGAACTGCAGAAGACATGAACAGCTATCAGGAATTCATGTCCCAGTGGAGATACAACTTACTTACCCCGGAACTGAGGGAACTTATTTCGACAGAAGAAGGTGCACAGGAATTTTCAATGGAAGCCTTAAGCAGCCTTTACAGCGCACTTAGTTTTGGAGCAGCTGTAGATACAGAAAACGATCCTTTCTGTCTGGATAATACAAACCTCATGAACTACATGAAATATGCACAGAATGCAGGTCCTGCAATGCAGCCGAAAGACGGTGTTCTGGCAAACAGATGGCCTCTTGATGAAAACGGTAATCCGACAGAAGAAACAAAATGGAATGTAATGCTCAGGCTTCAGCTCTCAGATGAAGGAGCAGCCCTGGCAAGCAAGAAAAATGCCGTCCCGCTCATTTATGATGTATGTCTTCCATTAGAAAAAGACGGCCTTAAATTTGTTTTTTCAGGAACAACCTTCCACAGTTATAAAAGTTCTTCCGATGCAACAAACGAAGTTTCAATAATCTCTACGGTTTCCGTAATCCTGATTATTGTGATGATGCTTGTAGTATTCAGAAGCCCTCTGCCGATTTTTGCATCAGTATTTTCTATTGCAGTCTCAATGTTTACGGCATTCTTTACCACACATTTTGTATTCGGCGGAGTACACATGATGTCCCTGGTATTTGGAACATCCCTTATCGGTTCATCGATAGACTACACACTTCACTTCTTCATTAACTGGAAAGGACGCAAAAAGATGAATTCCGGACGTAAAATCCGTGCACATCTTTTTAACGGACTGTTCCTTTCTCTTCTTTCTACAGAAATCTGCTACGCACTTTTAATGGGTGCACCGTTCTATATGCTCAAGCAGGTTGCCGTATTCTCATTTACAGGAATTTTAAGTTCATTCCTTACAGTAACGGGTCTTTTCTCCCTGCTCAAAATTCCTCCAAGAGAAAAACGTGTAATTCCAATTCTTAATAAAATTAATTTCACCATTCCTAATAAAAATCTGGTTTCAAAAATCATTACTGCAGCACTGCTGGTATTTTCACTTACAGTGATCTTCATCAACCGCAAAGACATAAGCGTCAAGAATGACCTTACATCTCTATATCAGCCAAAAGGCCGTCTTAAGGATGATGCAGCAAAAGCCTTCCAGATCCTCAACTATAATCCTACGTCATGGTTCATCGTAAGCGGAAACACGGAAGAAGAAGTTCTTCAGCGTGAAGAAAAAATAATGACCGCGTTAAAAGATAAGCCTTACATCTGTACTGCCTGCTTTGTTCCTTCCATAAAGTCACAGAAAGAATCCTATGAAGCTGCAAAAAATCTTGTGGCATTAAAAGACTTCAGAAGTGAATATCTTGATTTTGACGATGAGATTGAAAATAACTTTGTTAAAGACTTTGAAAGCAGAGATAAAAAATATCTGACTCCAAAAAATGAATTTCCTGAAGCAATACAAAGCGTACTTGATATCATCTGGATCGGGCGATACGAAAACAAATACTATTCGCTCGTGCTTCCGGCAATCGTTCACCCTGAAGAAGAAGCAGAATACAATGAAATTGCAGATCAGGACAGCAATATCTATTTCGAGAACCGCATAAAAGACATCAGCTACGGTCTGGACAGGCTTTCCTTCATGATTATGGAAATGTTCCTTATTGCATATGTTGTAATCTTCATCGTTCTTAAAATCTTCTACAGCTGGAAAGACACACTGAAGATTGCTTCCGTTCCTGCCCTGAGCGTACTTATGATTACAGCCATATTCTCCCTTGCAGGACTTAAAATAGAATTCTTCTGCATTACAGGTATGATTCTTGTATTTGGACTTGGACTGGATTACATAATCTACAAAATGGAAAACAAAGAAAGCAAGGCAGAAACATTTGCCATAGCACTTTCCTTCTTTACAACGGCATTTTCATTTGGAGCAATCATGCTCAGTTCATTCATGCCTGTTCATGTTTTAGGAATATCAATTTTCGTAGGACTCGTAACTTCATTCATTCTTACGATTTTCTAG
- a CDS encoding Rpn family recombination-promoting nuclease/putative transposase produces the protein MNGQFTRPWKDLTFKDNFIFCKVMKNEEICRKMLEILLKIKVEKIEYIESEKTIENYYESRGIRLDVYVKDSDRIFDIEIQTGNYDDLLLRARYYQGACDVATVRRRTKFRNLKETYIVFICEEDPFGMGLPVYTKKNRFTETDALIYDDKTHAVFYNSSAWSRVQDEELRDVLRFIYESKATSSFSKLLEENTLRAKSRPEMEDEYMYFMDILEEEKEYAREAGLAEGARQKAVETAKNLLSMNLSPEQVAQGTGLSLEEVLDLRN, from the coding sequence ATGAACGGACAATTCACCAGACCGTGGAAGGACCTGACCTTTAAGGACAACTTTATTTTCTGCAAGGTTATGAAAAACGAAGAAATCTGCAGAAAGATGCTTGAGATTCTTCTTAAAATTAAAGTCGAAAAAATCGAATACATTGAATCAGAAAAGACCATCGAAAACTATTATGAATCCAGGGGAATCAGGCTTGATGTCTACGTAAAGGATTCCGACAGAATCTTTGACATAGAAATCCAGACCGGCAACTATGATGACCTGCTGCTGAGGGCCCGCTACTATCAGGGAGCCTGTGACGTAGCAACCGTAAGGCGCCGCACTAAATTCAGGAACCTTAAGGAAACCTACATCGTCTTCATTTGTGAAGAAGATCCTTTCGGAATGGGACTGCCCGTGTACACGAAGAAGAACCGTTTTACAGAAACAGACGCCCTGATTTATGATGACAAAACCCATGCCGTATTTTATAATTCAAGTGCATGGAGCAGGGTTCAGGACGAAGAACTAAGGGACGTACTGCGTTTTATTTATGAATCCAAAGCAACTTCTTCTTTTTCAAAACTTCTTGAAGAAAACACCCTCCGTGCAAAATCCAGACCCGAGATGGAGGATGAATACATGTATTTTATGGACATACTTGAAGAAGAAAAGGAATATGCCCGTGAAGCTGGTCTTGCCGAAGGTGCCCGTCAAAAAGCTGTTGAAACAGCAAAAAATCTTTTAAGCATGAATCTTTCTCCTGAACAGGTTGCACAGGGAACAGGACTTTCTCTTGAAGAAGTTTTAGATTTAAGAAATTAA
- a CDS encoding lysophospholipid acyltransferase family protein — translation MTLREHIVAPGTYIPELKIAYPARPDESMRNPEKVNDIDIENDFDFLQKSFSRRIWKAVIYAGIFFLVFPLSKILYGIKISGRENIRKNKRLLKNGAMTVCNHVHRWDFPFVLQAVRWRRMWFPAKASNIQTKDANLILGAGGIPIPQTMAAVRKFNEAFNYIHAKKRWIHVFPESCRWAFYEPIRPFRAGAFKMALRYSLPVIPVAISYRPVTGWRKFLGIKHPLINVRVGSVIFPQDIKGESKKERCALLRDEAHRQVVSLAGIEQNKWPSAYDDE, via the coding sequence ATGACTTTACGAGAACATATTGTAGCGCCGGGGACATATATTCCTGAACTTAAAATTGCTTATCCGGCTCGCCCTGACGAAAGCATGCGCAATCCTGAAAAAGTAAACGATATCGATATTGAAAATGATTTTGATTTTCTGCAGAAAAGTTTTAGCAGAAGAATATGGAAGGCTGTCATATATGCAGGAATATTTTTTCTTGTTTTCCCGCTCAGCAAGATTTTATACGGAATAAAAATTTCTGGAAGGGAAAATATCCGTAAGAATAAACGCTTATTGAAAAACGGAGCAATGACTGTCTGTAATCATGTTCACAGATGGGATTTTCCATTCGTACTTCAGGCTGTCCGCTGGAGAAGAATGTGGTTTCCGGCAAAAGCATCTAACATTCAGACAAAGGATGCTAATCTGATCCTTGGAGCCGGAGGAATTCCGATTCCTCAGACTATGGCGGCAGTCAGAAAATTTAATGAGGCCTTTAATTACATACATGCAAAAAAAAGATGGATTCATGTTTTTCCGGAAAGCTGCCGCTGGGCATTTTACGAACCGATACGTCCGTTCAGGGCAGGAGCTTTTAAAATGGCATTGAGATATTCCCTTCCTGTCATACCTGTTGCGATTTCTTACAGACCGGTAACAGGCTGGAGAAAATTTCTTGGAATAAAGCATCCTCTTATAAATGTCAGAGTCGGCAGTGTGATTTTTCCGCAGGATATAAAGGGGGAGTCAAAAAAAGAACGCTGTGCATTACTCAGGGATGAAGCTCACCGTCAGGTTGTAAGTCTTGCAGGTATTGAGCAGAACAAGTGGCCTTCAGCTTATGATGATGAATGA
- the pta gene encoding phosphate acetyltransferase, which produces MDFVKELRAKAKAAGKTIVLCEGEDKRVVEAASLVVKEGIAKIILLGNKTEIEKFGFDMSGVTIVDPTADANADKYAELLYKAREGKINKKTGAPEYADVAAAKAAALKDYTMYGALILKAGDADGFVSGACHSTANTLRPGLQVIKTAPGIKTVSSCFIMVAPEGGNKYLSDGIAVFGDCAINIEPSSEELADIAIASADTAKKIAGIDPKVALLSFSTKGSGSDAKGLNTVGKVVEAVGIAKQKAPELALDGEFQFDAAIAPEVGELKAPGSSVAGHANTFIFPNINAGNIGYKICARMGGWKAIGPVCQGFAKPLNDLSRGCNVDEIVDTVAVTALQA; this is translated from the coding sequence ATGGATTTTGTAAAAGAATTGCGTGCAAAGGCAAAAGCAGCCGGAAAAACAATCGTTCTGTGTGAAGGTGAAGATAAGCGTGTTGTTGAAGCAGCTTCTCTTGTAGTAAAAGAAGGTATTGCAAAGATTATTCTTCTTGGAAATAAAACTGAGATTGAAAAGTTTGGGTTTGATATGAGTGGTGTAACAATTGTTGACCCTACTGCTGATGCTAATGCCGATAAATATGCTGAACTTCTTTATAAGGCTCGTGAAGGTAAAATCAATAAAAAGACTGGCGCTCCGGAATATGCTGATGTTGCTGCTGCAAAAGCTGCAGCTCTTAAAGATTATACAATGTATGGAGCACTTATTCTTAAAGCAGGTGACGCTGACGGTTTTGTAAGCGGTGCATGTCATTCTACAGCAAATACTCTTCGTCCTGGTCTTCAGGTTATTAAGACTGCTCCTGGCATCAAGACAGTTTCTTCATGCTTTATTATGGTTGCACCTGAAGGTGGAAATAAATACCTTTCTGATGGAATTGCAGTTTTTGGTGACTGTGCTATTAACATTGAACCTAGCTCAGAAGAACTTGCAGATATTGCAATTGCTTCTGCTGATACTGCAAAGAAAATTGCCGGAATTGATCCTAAAGTTGCACTTCTTTCTTTCTCAACAAAAGGTTCAGGTAGTGATGCAAAAGGTCTTAATACAGTCGGCAAGGTTGTTGAAGCTGTCGGTATTGCAAAGCAGAAGGCTCCGGAACTTGCCCTTGACGGTGAATTCCAGTTTGATGCAGCTATTGCTCCTGAGGTTGGAGAACTTAAGGCTCCTGGAAGTTCTGTTGCAGGTCATGCAAATACATTTATTTTCCCTAATATTAATGCAGGAAACATCGGTTATAAAATCTGTGCACGTATGGGTGGATGGAAGGCAATCGGGCCTGTTTGTCAGGGATTTGCTAAACCACTTAATGATTTAAGCCGCGGATGTAATGTGGATGAAATTGTTGATACTGTAGCAGTAACTGCCCTTCAGGCTTAG
- a CDS encoding HAD family hydrolase — MKNIKAVIFDFDGTLYDHKGAVRKLLKELKFSHKLLAGAERRVRSRLKGIYTGDRQSFDERFFYEFSRIVKKNPEELQDWYDSVYLEAMITSLKKNFKARANVNRLFTFLKEQEIKTAVYSDYSKTKERMEALNINTSTVTGIFNAEDLGGLKPAVQLLYKITEELKVKPEETLFIGDRSDTDGKGALAAGMNYIQVLTHKTKKNEETLTWVEICQLIQAHFLKNE; from the coding sequence ATGAAAAACATAAAAGCCGTTATTTTTGATTTTGACGGAACTCTTTACGACCATAAGGGAGCCGTCCGGAAACTTCTAAAAGAATTGAAATTTTCTCATAAGCTTCTTGCCGGTGCAGAGCGCAGAGTAAGATCCAGACTGAAAGGAATATACACAGGAGACAGGCAGTCATTTGACGAACGTTTTTTTTATGAATTTTCCCGCATTGTAAAAAAAAATCCCGAAGAACTTCAGGACTGGTATGACAGCGTATACCTTGAGGCAATGATTACTTCCCTTAAAAAAAATTTCAAGGCAAGAGCAAATGTAAACCGTCTTTTTACCTTCTTAAAAGAACAGGAAATCAAAACAGCCGTATACAGTGACTATTCAAAAACTAAAGAACGAATGGAAGCGCTGAACATCAACACGTCTACTGTTACAGGAATTTTTAACGCTGAAGATTTAGGAGGACTGAAACCTGCAGTTCAGTTGCTTTATAAAATTACGGAAGAACTTAAGGTAAAACCTGAAGAAACTCTATTTATTGGAGACAGATCTGATACCGACGGAAAGGGAGCACTTGCTGCCGGCATGAACTACATTCAGGTACTTACTCATAAAACTAAAAAAAACGAAGAGACTCTTACCTGGGTTGAAATATGCCAGCTAATACAGGCACACTTTCTAAAAAATGAATAA
- a CDS encoding branched-chain amino acid aminotransferase: MAKDIDWGSLPFGYKETSKSFVANFKDGKWDEGTLTSDHTITLNECAGVLQYAQTCFEGLKAYTTADGKIVCFRPDLNADRMADSCARLEMPVFPKDKFIQAVKDVVKANLDWVPPYGSGATLYIRPYMFGSNAVIGVKPADEYQFRILVTPVGPYFKGGVKPIKVRISDLDRAAPHGTGDIKAGLNYAMSLHNIVDAHKCGYAENMYTDPATHTYIEETGGANILFVTKDGKLVTPKSNSILPSITRRSLLVVAKEYLGIEVEERQINKNELKDFVEVGLCGTAAVISPVGQIDDHGTSIMVPSGMEKFGPVLGKLRDTLTGIQMGTEKAPEGWVVQIA, translated from the coding sequence ATGGCTAAGGATATTGACTGGGGAAGCCTTCCGTTCGGCTATAAGGAGACTTCAAAGAGTTTCGTTGCAAATTTTAAAGATGGAAAATGGGATGAAGGTACATTGACTTCGGATCATACCATCACGCTTAACGAGTGTGCCGGTGTACTTCAGTATGCACAGACTTGTTTTGAGGGACTTAAGGCTTATACTACTGCAGACGGTAAAATTGTATGTTTCCGTCCTGACCTTAATGCAGACCGCATGGCTGATTCCTGTGCCCGTCTTGAAATGCCTGTTTTTCCAAAAGATAAGTTCATTCAGGCAGTAAAGGATGTTGTAAAAGCTAATCTTGACTGGGTTCCACCATATGGTTCCGGAGCAACCCTCTATATTCGTCCGTACATGTTTGGTTCAAATGCTGTTATTGGCGTAAAACCAGCTGATGAATATCAGTTTAGAATTCTTGTTACTCCTGTAGGACCATACTTTAAGGGTGGTGTAAAACCTATTAAAGTACGCATTTCAGATCTTGACCGTGCTGCTCCTCATGGAACAGGTGATATCAAGGCTGGACTTAACTATGCAATGAGCCTTCATAATATTGTTGATGCACATAAATGCGGATATGCAGAAAACATGTATACAGATCCTGCAACTCATACTTATATTGAAGAGACTGGCGGTGCAAATATTCTTTTTGTTACAAAAGATGGAAAACTTGTTACACCTAAGTCAAATTCAATTCTGCCGTCTATTACCCGTCGTTCACTTCTTGTTGTTGCAAAAGAATATCTTGGTATTGAAGTTGAAGAACGTCAGATAAATAAGAATGAACTTAAGGATTTTGTTGAAGTTGGTTTGTGCGGAACCGCTGCAGTAATTTCTCCTGTAGGTCAGATTGATGACCACGGAACTTCAATAATGGTTCCTAGCGGAATGGAAAAATTCGGTCCTGTTCTTGGAAAACTTCGTGATACCCTCACTGGAATTCAGATGGGTACTGAAAAAGCTCCTGAAGGCTGGGTAGTTCAGATTGCTTAG
- the aroA gene encoding 3-phosphoshikimate 1-carboxyvinyltransferase: MKIRAEHAELSGTIQVPGSKSHTIRALLLAAMSDGTCNITNPLISADCLSTAAALPLIGAQIDLQETSDFPVKTWTVKGAGKNIHLPYDVVNVGDSGSLLYFLSPIAATFDGWSVFTGDESIRTRPVHHVVDALNQLGAEATTAIPGSKNCPLIIRGPISSEKKLITDGNISSQYISGMMMAASRLNGTLEIELKDPKETPYLTMTQKWLDKVGISSEISDDFHHIKVTGPKDISAFNATIPSDWEGVAFPLIATLITDSQILIEHVDSSGTQGDDEIVNILKKLGADIEWNKTAETLLVRGLKKSSDKIGRLSTEHLENGELHVNLSGLPDAICALAVAACFTEGTVYIEDIAGCRRKETDRIKVMVSELTKIGAELEEGEDYLIVRGHSPVTKEGRPNPAFKLRGAIVESYGDHRVAMSLACLGLGLPSGEFITVKDAECCSVSFPDFYKAMNRLNAGFVELNSSDSINL, from the coding sequence ATGAAAATAAGAGCAGAACATGCAGAATTATCAGGTACAATTCAGGTACCTGGGTCAAAGTCACATACAATCAGGGCACTTCTTCTTGCAGCCATGTCAGACGGCACCTGTAACATTACAAACCCGCTTATCAGCGCAGACTGTCTGAGCACTGCAGCAGCCCTTCCGCTTATAGGTGCGCAGATTGACCTTCAGGAAACATCAGACTTTCCGGTTAAAACATGGACTGTAAAAGGGGCCGGAAAAAACATTCACCTGCCCTATGATGTAGTCAATGTCGGAGATTCAGGATCCCTGCTCTATTTTCTTTCACCTATTGCAGCAACCTTTGACGGATGGAGCGTTTTTACTGGAGACGAAAGCATCCGGACAAGACCTGTACACCATGTAGTTGATGCACTTAACCAGCTGGGTGCAGAAGCAACTACTGCAATTCCCGGTTCAAAAAACTGTCCCCTTATTATCAGGGGCCCTATCTCTTCAGAAAAAAAACTTATCACGGACGGAAACATTTCAAGCCAGTATATTTCAGGAATGATGATGGCCGCTTCAAGGCTCAACGGAACTCTTGAAATAGAACTTAAGGATCCAAAAGAAACGCCTTATCTTACCATGACACAGAAATGGCTTGATAAAGTCGGAATCTCTTCAGAAATATCTGACGACTTTCACCATATAAAAGTTACAGGTCCAAAAGACATAAGCGCTTTTAATGCAACAATACCAAGCGACTGGGAAGGAGTTGCATTTCCGCTTATAGCTACCCTAATCACAGACAGTCAGATTTTAATCGAACATGTAGACTCCAGCGGAACTCAGGGTGATGATGAAATCGTAAATATTCTGAAGAAACTGGGTGCTGATATTGAATGGAATAAAACAGCAGAAACCCTTCTTGTCAGAGGATTAAAAAAATCTTCAGATAAAATCGGACGGCTTTCTACAGAACATCTTGAAAACGGGGAACTGCATGTAAATCTTTCCGGACTGCCTGATGCCATATGCGCACTGGCTGTTGCAGCCTGCTTCACGGAAGGAACAGTATACATTGAAGACATTGCCGGCTGCCGCAGAAAAGAAACAGACAGAATCAAGGTAATGGTAAGTGAACTTACAAAAATCGGTGCAGAACTTGAAGAAGGAGAAGACTATCTTATCGTAAGAGGTCATTCACCGGTAACAAAAGAAGGACGGCCAAACCCGGCATTTAAGCTTCGCGGTGCAATCGTAGAGAGTTACGGAGATCACAGAGTTGCAATGTCCCTGGCCTGCCTCGGTCTTGGACTTCCAAGCGGAGAATTCATTACCGTAAAAGATGCTGAATGCTGCAGTGTAAGTTTCCCAGACTTTTATAAAGCAATGAACAGACTTAATGCAGGATTTGTAGAACTCAATTCAAGTGATTCCATAAATTTATAG
- a CDS encoding LolA family protein, whose product MKSFIKHAIFTLTLMMSATVFAQNAQLDKILTSITSHKITAGDFTQEKYSSALKKPLKSSGTFIFSQDKILWRTLKPMKTSTAVTPDYIIQTTASGKRSVIESSSSEIFGTVASAMTSIFSGDSSEIEKYFDVTVSDGHEWTITLAPKDMTISSALKQIIIGGSYEGTAAKLNSFTIMQSDTDYTKYSLKNIKFKETLSNEDEAYFIK is encoded by the coding sequence ATGAAAAGCTTTATTAAACATGCAATTTTTACACTGACTCTCATGATGTCAGCAACGGTTTTTGCTCAGAATGCTCAGCTGGACAAAATTTTAACCTCGATTACATCTCATAAAATAACTGCAGGTGATTTTACTCAGGAAAAATATTCATCAGCCTTAAAGAAACCTCTGAAGTCTTCAGGAACATTTATTTTTTCTCAGGACAAAATTCTCTGGCGCACGCTTAAGCCAATGAAAACTTCGACAGCAGTTACACCTGATTACATAATTCAGACAACTGCATCAGGAAAACGCTCAGTAATTGAAAGTTCTTCCTCAGAAATTTTCGGAACCGTTGCATCTGCAATGACATCTATTTTCTCAGGAGATTCTTCAGAAATTGAAAAATATTTTGATGTTACTGTTTCTGACGGACATGAATGGACTATAACTCTTGCACCGAAAGACATGACGATTTCTTCTGCCCTCAAACAGATTATCATCGGCGGCAGCTATGAAGGAACAGCAGCAAAACTTAATTCCTTTACAATCATGCAGAGCGATACTGATTATACAAAATATTCACTCAAAAATATAAAATTTAAAGAGACACTCTCAAATGAAGACGAAGCTTACTTTATCAAATAA